The segment agggagaattGACTCCCTATTTAAAAGTAAAACGGGGAAGCGCAAGAGAAATGTGCTGCGTGTGTCGTAACGCCCTGTTGAAtactcaaaaaatggaggacatACACCCATGGTGGTGCCACGTTCGATACGCTTCTACTCCCCGTGTATAATACCACTGCTtggtagttttttttatcgataTCACCTTTCTACGTGTGaatctccccctttttcgctCCAAGGACGACGTTCGTCAACAGGGAGGACCTGAAGCACGTGTTCGTGCTGGATTCGCAGGACACAACGGCCGGACTGTGTCTTCTGAACATCTCATTATTCCTCCTAGGAGGATTATCCaatgaaaaaggcaaaggagaTCTAGCGACGAATCTACAAGGAGGTCTTTTCATTATAAGTTTGATTATCTTTTcgatacaaaaaataatggaaCGATGTATCTTGTCGGATGTGACGTTCGCCCTCCTACTGTACATCTCCTGTGTGTTGCCATTCCTCCTTCTAGAACTGAATGGCTGTTTTAACAACATCATCTTTCTCCCTATATGTCTCATGTTCTACTTCACTAGATACCATCTCAGAACATTATTCTTTCTCGACTCCTTTCTCATTCTAACCATCCTAGTAATAAACGTATCAATAAACTCCAGCACCATCGATATTTatatcttcctctttttgttgACTACTCTCTTTTTTAGTATGATTTATTACCGTTATTTGTACTATTTTTCTAGAGCCCTTTCTAACTCTGTAGCTAATCCAAGAAACATGATTTTGATGTTCCCATACATAAATGAATACCACCAAGTTTGCTTTGTGAAGCTAGCAGATGTACTGCTTGACATAAACAattacatgtacataaagTGGAATATCTTCTGTAGAAATATCCCaaaatttcatataaaaagtgaaaaggatTTACAGAGTGCACATATTGTGGCTAGCAGATtagcaaataaatttttcactctcagaaatcaaaaattattttctactTATCCTCCATATTACTGTCTAAAagtttttatcataaaaattgtacttTATAATTTCTGCTAttgagaggaagaaaaaacagattaGTAAACTTCACTCCAATCAAAATAGGaatcactttttatttttaatggaGATGGTCAAGCTGCATTGGGGGACTACTCCTCTCCAGGAGGACTTCCGCCACTCGGGGAGAGATCCACATCAATCAGGAAAAGAACCATCTCATAGAggtaagaagaaaaaaacaaaaaacatcATCCGTAAGGAAgcggaaagggaaaaagaagggaacGATTGCAGAAAACAGAACCCACGTGTAGAACCTATTCCTTTGAAACACCTGGAGGAAGTCAACATGATGAACCAAAATGGGGTAGCGGACGTGCCGAAAGCGAGCGAACAAGGAAGGGGGGTCAAACCGGAACAAGGAGCAACCTCCAGGGGTGAACATCCCTCTAGAGGTTACAACAAAAATAgggacacacacaaaaaagcaCAAGCAGTGAAGAGAGCAAAAAGTGCACGAAGgagcaacgaaaaaaatgaccgcCTGCTGAACGACGCTCTGCAATGTCAACTCAAAGAGGCCccaaaagaggaaaacaaaaaacgaaacggTGCGCAGAACGGGCGAAGCAGACAGCAGAACGGGCGAAGCAGACAGCAGAACGGACGAAG is part of the Plasmodium cynomolgi strain B DNA, chromosome 8, whole genome shotgun sequence genome and harbors:
- a CDS encoding hypothetical protein (putative) translates to MLKYFTKEHYSYLSSSKRMSFRVEKDIKTRTTFVNREDLKHVFVLDSQDTTAGLCLLNISLFLLGGLSNEKGKGDLATNLQGGLFIISLIIFSIQKIMERCILSDVTFALLLYISCVLPFLLLELNGCFNNIIFLPICLMFYFTRYHLRTLFFLDSFLILTILVINVSINSSTIDIYIFLFLLTTLFFSMIYYRYLYYFSRALSNSVANPRNMILMFPYINEYHQVCFVKLADVLLDINNYMYIKWNIFCRNIPKFHIKSEKDLQSAHIVASRLANKFFTLRNQKLFSTYPPYYCLKVFIIKIVLYNFCY